DNA from Hypanus sabinus isolate sHypSab1 chromosome 16, sHypSab1.hap1, whole genome shotgun sequence:
CCTCTCAtcaacacaccattgtcttctacattcaattggatacatgcatagcaaatagcaaactcagactacatagttttggttacacagcaaacaatacaacttttatactccaataagagCAAGAACACCTGTGTGAAAGATCTTAATACATGACATGCTTTTTGCCGATGACGCTGCTATAACCTTGTACACcaaacagcaactacaaactCTCATGGACAGCTTCTCTAGGGCATGCAAGGGCTtaccatcagcctaaagaaaacaaatgccCTTGCCCAGTACGTAGTGGAGACACTAGTCATTACCATAGACAATTACGAACTTGAAGTGGTGCACGAGTTCACATACCTGGGGTTGACCATTAGCgacactctctccctcgatgctgaaatcaataggcGTATCGGCAAAGCAATTTCGATCCTTGCTCGACTCTCCTCGCGGGTCTGGGAGAATCCAAAACTCActacaaagaccaagactgccTTGTACAATGCATGCGTTATCAGCACCCTCCTGTATGGTAGCGagacttggaccatctactccaaacAGGAGAGGAAACTCAGTAGTTTTTATCTGCGCAGCCTTTGCCACATCTTCggcatcacctggagagacaaagtcccaaactGTGAGGTCCTCTCCCGCGCTggacttcccacaatgttcacGCTTTTAAGATAACGCAGACTGCGCTGGCTGGGCCACGTCCGTCAtatgaaggatggtagactgccaaaggacatcctctacGGAGAAgtagcaacaggcaagaggaacgTTGGTAGACCCCAACTTCACTTCAAGGACCTCTGCGAGCGCGACACGAAAGCCTTAAAGaccaacacagagtgctgggaggacACAGCAGATGACGGCAACAAACGGCAAGGCGAAAGggtgatcctgagtcagtttgaggagcggaGAGCTAAACCGAGAGCACAGCGGACAACAATTCCACGATGCCCTACACATACAGCAACTGTGACAGAGGCTACCGTTCCAGGATCagcctcaatagccacagtcgacGCTGCttgacaaaccagtgactaccagaggctcAGTATCCAAGGTCAACTATGACCGACGGAGGCCACAGTTCACAGTTCAGTTAAACTTTGCAAGTTTTATTTTGAAGAATCTAATAAGCATCCTTGCACTAAAGTGTTTAGCGACTCCAGCCGTTTTTTGCTTCTCCTTTGGCCATAATCCACATATctaacagactccttacagaatggcgccagaattgaactccaaactctgaaacTTCCCGAGCTGTATATTGTCTTGCTAACAGCTACCGTGGCCCCCTTGGATGAGTTGTAGGTATTTTGTATTTTCCATCTTAAAGTTTTATCCTGAATGAAGTGATTCCAAGAATcaggaaataggagcagaagcaaGCCCCTTGAAGCCTCAAacttgcaccaccattcagtaccATTTGCCCTTCAGAGGAAAGTTGGGTTAAAACTACCTGTCACTTGGTTGAGTTAGAAGGCTTGTGGGTTCAATCCAGAGATCTAAGCCAACGCTCCCGTACAATTGCTTAGACCACACTATGCAATTGGAAGTGCCGTCTTTCAGATGAGATACTAGAGGAAAGTTACCCCTCCCTCGTCCTCCATGGCGAGGACCACTTTGCCAAAGCCAACCTCTCCGGGGTGCAGTGACGTCCTCCGACCAGTGGCTGTCGCTGCTGCGCGGCGGCGCCGGGCCGACCGAGCGGTTACTCCTGGCCAGTTTGCAGCCTCGTTGCCGGGAGCGCGGCGGCCCGAGCGAGGTGGCCGCGGCGGAGCAGAGCCTGTGACCTGGGGATGGTAAGCAAAGAGACCGAGGCCTCTGTGGGCCCAGGGGATGGCCAGGCACCTACACGacccctcacctctcaccccGGCCTTCTGCCTGGCCACCCTTTGGCCCTCTCTCCGCATCGCTACCCCCACATACGCCTCCCCTTCACCCCAACCATCCTACAGACATTTGCGAGTGGCGGCTGGGCTCGGCCCACACTCCTGCTCTCTCCGCACTCCGCCAAGTGTTTCCTTCTCCAGTGTTGATGCAGTTCTGTTTTGAAAACTCCTGCTTGATCCGCTTCCACCGCCATTTCACGTCGTAACGAATTGATGAGAAAGATTTCCTCCACTGCCCTCTGATCAAACTCCTCTTTTATTTTGAGCACATCCATAAAATCACTGCTTGGTCATTTCTGCTCAGAGAATAATCACAGCTCCAAGCATCTCCCCACATTGTACTTTATTGTCGCATAAATTCAAGCCGTTATCATCCTGCCCAGTGTTAGCTGTACGACCTGCATCTTACACCTGCCGTTTAAGGTACAGCTGTAGCTTTACAAAGCACAACTTTATTGAAGATTCAACATTAGAGGGAGAATGGGGGTTAAAAGAAACAGCCGTGGTTTAGCAGACTGGCTGAGCCAAATAAccattgaaccatagaacattacagcacagaaacaggccttttggcccttcttggctgtgccgaactatttttccgcctagtcccgctgacctgtacctggcccatatccctccatatacctctcatccatgtacctgtccaagtttttctaaaatgttaaaagtgagcccacatttacctcttcatctggcagctcattctgtactcccaccactctctgtgtgaagaagcaccccccccccaatgttccctttaaatttttcccccttcatccttaacccaagtcctctagcctcagtggaaaaagcctgcttgcattcactctatctatacccgtcataattttatatacctctatcaaatctcccctcattcttctatgctgtagggaataaagtcctaacctagtcagcctttctctgtaactcagtttctcaagtcctggcaacatccttgtaaactttctctgtactctttcaaccttattaatatccttcctgtaattcggtgaccaaaactgcacacaatactgcaaattaggcctcaccaatgccttatacaacctcaccataacattccaactcttatacttaatacttagatttataaaggccaatgtatcaaaagctctgttcactaccctatctacctgtgatgccacttttagagaattttgtatctgtattcccagatccctctgttctacaactcctcagtgccctaccatttacattgtatgttataccttggtttttccttccaaagtgcaatacctcacacttgtacCTAATTCTACTTCATTTGGGGAAAGGGGATGAGGAAGGAACGTATTCCCTCATTTATAATGCCTTTTCCCAATGAAACAGATCAGGAGCATTAACGGACGTCCCTCTCTTTCCCTGTCTCTGCTGTACCTCCAGGAGCTGTGCAGATGACGTGGGCTGAGTTGGCTCCTCTGGCAGAGTCATGGCGGAGGTCTGGTGGGTAGTTCTGTTGGCGCTGCTGTGCCAGCTGGTTCTGGGCGAGCTCCCTGTCACTGAGCCGGTGCCCGACAACTGGGTCCTGCTGCACGTGGTCCAGGGGCAGGTGGGACCCGGCAACTACAGCTACCTGCGGCTTAACCACGACGGGCAGATCGTGCTGAGCATGGAGAGCCGGCGAGGGGACGCTGACCTGTACATCTCCGACTCCACATTGCACCCCAGCTTCGACGACTACGAGCTGCAGTCGACCACCTGTGGTCTAGACTTGGTGGCAGTGCCAGCCAGGTTCCGCAGGCCAGTGGGCATCGCTGTGTATGGCCACCCCTCGCACTTACAGACCGAGTTTGAGATGAGGGTCTATCTGGACCGAGGAGTATGGGAGAGCCCCTTCCCTGAGCCCTCCTACCCGGGTGATGAAGACACCACCgacaggaccccaccaaaaaaggtggtggaggaggaggcagaagaaTCTGTGCTGTGGACCATAATAATTGGGATCCTCAAACTAGTGTTGGAGATTCTTTTttgaaagctctctttactatgtATCAGGTGTGGGTGGGGTTGTGGATGCATGTGCACTTGGGACAGGAACAGTGGAAATGGTTTGAACATGATCACTGCCTGCTCTCTATCAGGGAAAACTGAGTTTTTTTGTTCACTGATCTTAACTAGTCAGTGACTTACTGTATGATctgatttctttttctttcccaGTGGGGTGAGATGATACAACACTGTGTACCTGTGGGTCACCAAATAGTGCTATTGAAGGATACTCCTTGCCTATCTATTCCATTGTCTATTTTCTAAGataaaccttttgttaatgtCATGTCTGTTTCCTAGGACTGCCACTATTCTGTCTCTACCATGTCTGTTTTCCCAAATAGCACTTACAGATCTATATTACAACCCCATCTGACACTGGTACAGGCAGattgtaaatatttttattttacaaaaaaaaaatgagcagAATTTGTACAGAGAAAATGGCAGCTGCTTATTCAGAGCTGCCGTGAGATGATTGTAACGCAGCCGAGTTTAAATGTGCCAGAAATCAAAATTTGGAATTTTCTCGAATTCCTGGCGTTTCTCATCCAGGGCTGAGCTTTGCCTGAGAGGGAGGCTCAATCTGAAGTCTTCTAAAAGCATTGTTTTCATTTTTAAATGCCAGAAACTTGAAGCAAAAGAATGACATTCTTTCGGGACGTGAGAGCCAATAAATACAATCATTGCATTGACCCTGGAGCAGAGAATCTTATTTCTTATTGTCCAGCATTGGCTTTGAATGTGAGCTTTCTTTTAAATAAAGTCTGCAGAGTTAGTTAGTTCAGCAGATCCAGCAGCTTGCAACATGATTGTTCTGGATAAATAGAAGTCTCCAGTCCTGAATGCTGTCCAGCATCCATTGTTAGAACTTATTTGTACAAAAAGAAGTTGCATTTCTGTAGGGcctttcacatctacagatgttccAGGTCACCTTACAACCAGCAAAAACATCTGTCATGTGAGGTTGCTTTGGTTTAGTTTTAGGAAGCATATCTATGCCATCAAAATCGTGCAAATAAATGCATGCCCTGTGGAATGTTTTTAATGACGCTGATTGAGGGGATCTATTCTCTGAGACATTGGAGAATGCTATGGAAATGTCAGTCCAACTTGGTAGAAggagcttttttttaaatgtcttatCTGAATTACATAACACCCACATTGCAGCATATCTTTAGTACTCCACTGGCAGTATTATTTTGGGTGCTTCCATTAAATATCTACTGGGATGTGAACAGGTGAGATGAGAGTGTCATCTCActcagctagtctgaaggtttcTGTCAGATCTCATGGTTTAAGTAGTTATTGCAGACTGGTAAGGTAGACAAGGTATCAAACATGATGGGTACTCATTGTACAGCTCTTAATATATAGCTCTTTAAAGGCACCGAGTGTTTTGAGATTTTTAAATACTTATGGCAGGGGAGGTGGTGCAATAGGGGCAGCTTTAGATTTTTGGGCCATTGGGACTCTGGGGAGTTTATGACAGTGTTGGGGAGAATAAAAAATGGAATTGatgtacagtgccttgtaaaagtattcagtcaCCCACCCTTTGTTCATGTAAATGAGTATCACAACCAGgggttttgatcaatttaactgagaatttttatttgtgaatcacaggctccttttttcacagttgagcccaaaaatggaaaattgtaaagcatgaaaatctaaaaaatcaaaaactgaaatgtattCAAAAGttttcatccccctttgctcagtatttATTTGAACCACTTCTTGTAGCTATTATAGCCAGTAGTTTTACTTAGGATAAGTTGCTATTAGTTTTGCACAGTGTGGTGGAACAAGATTTGCCATTTCTTACTTGCAAAATTACTCAAACtgcgccaggttagttggggagcagtggtggacagcagtcttgaggtcttgccagagatgtttgatcaGGTTAAGGTCAAGGCACTGActaggccactcaaggacattgattttcttcatttgaagccattcCATGGTTTTACTGGCCAAGGCCAGCAGGTTTTATCCAGGATctttgtatttagcagcattcatcttcccatcaatcctgaccagatttccagtccctgctgctgaaaagtatCTCCATAGCATGACGCTACCTTTACCATCCTTTACAATAAGGATGGTGTTACCTTGCTGATGCACggtattagatttacaccactCATACTGCTTAGTGTTAAGGCCAAAAAGTTCTGCTTCATTTTTAACCGACCTTTCACATTTTAACAGTATCTTCTGAGAGTTGCTTTTCGGAGTCTTTATAGGCAATgaatatgtgtttttttttgttatccgGAGCACTGTTCCATAAATACCCTCTTTATGCAAGTCCTTAGAGATTGTGAAGCCacgaacttcatctccagttgcagccactgatttCTGCTGCTCGGTAAGAGTGACTGTTGGtatcacagtagcctgggttaaaAGTGTTCATTCTTAtctgactaagtttagaggggtggcctgacctaggcagtgtggaTGTAGTTTCACAATAGACTATTGAGCTCCAAGGTATGTTCTGTGCTTTTGAGATGgttttgtacccttccccagatttgtgcttctctattgtcattccctgacttgtcttgaatgttcttttgtcttcattttggtttggtctgttgaaaatctaccatactgttggaccttacagagagggggtttgtttattcttatgaattcattgaaaacaggcaatcctccaattctctacatcaacaaattgggtgagttggtaaggtaattgCACCTAAGGGAAGTTAGCATAGCAATTACAAAGGGAATGAATTTGTTTTCAGCCTTACAATTATGGTATTgattttttagtaaattgttgctGGGTTTCAGAATTCTTGATTTGATATGATGCACGATGTTTTGCAGATTAGCTCAAACAAATCCAACTTCAATGTATTTTGAAGTTTacaaaatgagacagtaaaatgtgcaaatagttgtgggggctgaatacatTTTCAGAGCACTGTAGATTAGTGTAGGTGAGGGCTTGATGGTTGACACAGGCTTGGTGAGCCAAAGGGCGTCTTTCCATGCTTCTTTGACTGTATAACAGGTTAAAGACTTGGAGCTGTTAGACAGGAACATGGCTCAGAGCAGGCGTTTCCACCCTGAGGTCCACggactccttggttaatggtaaggcacCATAAGAAAAGGTTGCAGACCCCTGGCTTAGAGGGATAAGGGCCAAACAGGGAAATAAGTCTGGCTCAGTTATCTAATTGGTCGGCATGGATGagctgggccaaaaggcctgtttccatgctgtgaggCAGGTGGTGTGTGCAAGCTAGGCAGATTAGATAtcaacaggactggaaacaaTGTGTTGCTTCTGAGGAAGGTTCAGACTAGCTCAGCTGGAAAGATGAGAAGAAGAACAAGTATCTAGAAGAGAGAAAAGCAGATCTGGTAAGGAAGGTAGAAAATTTGTGGCAGGACTTGGGAAAGGCAGAGGAAAAAATGTTTACAAAATAGATAAAAGTGGCTGCTCTTACCTGAATATAGCTACATGTAAATAGTTCTGTAAGGTTCATGTAAATATAACCACCCTGAAAATGTGACTTAAAGAATGGTGGGCCTGATCACTGACCATTCTTGGCTGTGATAAAAATTGATTTGTTAGAAGTTTATTAAAAGTGTGTTATACTAAAAAAAATGAACTATCACATTGTTGAGATTGTATTTTAGATCTGAAAACTCCTCACGAGATAAAGGAAAACAATTCTGAAGGCAATTTTCAAAAGAAGTACAAAATGGCAGTCGTAGTGGGAGACCTCAATTCGCCTTAGACACTTCTTAATCTACGTTACCTCCATCAATTTAGCCCCAAAACATTAGCATCAGGAGATGTGTTGACCTAAGAAGGTCAATGAAGAACTCACAAAcacaactctttacagacaaccacattcagaatcaggtctattatcactgatatgtcgtgaaatttgttttgtggtatACAGTGCAATACTTAATTACAGCAAGGTATATATACAGTAATGTAATAAAATTAACAATTtgctgtgaaaaaaaaacacttgtcaAACACCAGACTACATCCCAGTGAGGGCCAGAAATGGTGTTTTCATTAGAGGTGGAATAGCAGTCAGACCTGCTAGAAGGAACTCTGAAGATACCTCATTTCAGACTTGGTACTTGATGTGAGCACCCTGATTCCGGCCAACAGAAATGTATTCCTACCAGTCTTTCTACCATTCTTGACCTACAATTCCAAATTCATCCCAATTCAAAAACAATCCCTTGGGAACAGAGTGTTCCTGCTCAAATCTTCACACTGGGTGGTAAGAACTCAAACTACAAATCCAAAATCTTAACTGCCCACATGTGGGAAGAGGAGGAATCATGAAGGACTTCAGAGCCAATGTAATTGTGACCACCTTAAGAGTGGAAATATATGATTACACCAATTACACAAGGGTCCTCCTAGTGGGATTTCAATATAGACAGTGTAAAAGGAACAGTATACACAGCTTTTCTAAATCAAATTCAGGATATTTTTAGCTGATAAGTAGTTGCAAGTCTTACAAAATGGAGTAAATTTGGGTGGTGAATTTTGCAAATTTGTATTCTCATCTAAAATCTACACAGGAAAGAGTATACAAGTGCAGAACATTCTTCTGTTAGTGAGCAAAATTCATTTAGATTTAGTTATGGAAAAGGACAAAAAATTATACTTTGGGGTATTTTTACCACACATGAGAAATGCTTTTAAAGTCCTGACAACACCCCAAATGTAAATCAGCCTTAGGAGGAGATTCAGGGGATTGAGCGTAAACAAGTTCCACAAAGATGAAGGGTGGTAACTGCTAACTCAGGTTTGCAAGGTGCACAGAGAGTAGGATAATGCAAAAAGGGATACACATGAAACAGAAAGGGTGTTGAAAATGTATAATTACTAGAAAACTAAACTGTGGAGGAAATATTGGTAATACGTAGAACAAGGGGATAACCTAGAGTAGGGTCTATTAGGGACAGACAGCTAACCTGTATGTAAAGGAAGATAAGATGGAGTGAAATTTTCCATGACTGCCTTCAGAGTGGAATGATCCAATTTTTTAAATTAAGGTGAATGAATGTGAAATTTTAGATGGAATAAATATAGTAGTAGCAGAAATATTAAAGGTGAAAATAGACAATTTGTTAGATCAAGATGAACTATACTTAGGCTGTTAAAACAACCATGGGATGTAAAATTATTCAACCCTCAACTCTTTGTTCAGCTAAATGAGTATAACAACTAGGGATTTtggtcaatttaactgagaatttttatttgtgaatcacatgctccattTTTCACAGTAAAGCCCCCAAAAAAGCAACACTATAAAGCATGAAaatctaaaaattcaaaaactgaaatgttaacacttCAAAAGTATCCAGCTCCCTTTCCTCAGTTAATTGAACCAGCTTTCACAGCTATTAaagccagtagtctttttagataagtctctattagctttgcacaatgtgacaaCAGAATTTTCCCATTCCTCCTTGAAAGATTTCTCacgctgtgccaggttagttggacaACAATCGTGAGGTCTTGCTTGAGATGTTCAATCAGGTTAAGGTCAGGGCACTGACTGAGCCACTCAAAGACATCAATTTTCTTTTTTTGAAGCCATTCCATGGTGTTCTGGCAGTGTGTTTTGGGTCGTTGtcctgaaagatgaacttcctccttagtttaagctttctggcaaaaGCTAGCAGGTTTTAATCCAGAATATCTCCATATTTAGCAGTTTCTTCtgcccatcaatcctgaccagattttcaGTCCTTGCTGCTGAAAGGAATCCCCAtaacatgatgctacctccaccatattcttcagtaggAATGGtgttcccttgctgatgcatagtagtagatttatgccacacgtactgcttagtgttgaggccaaactACAGTCTCATCTGACCTCAAgaccttccacatctttacagtatcttccagGTGATGATTTGCAAAGAGTTTATGGGCAAgaatatgttttttttgtttagccagggcttcttccttgccactcctCCATAAACACTCTTTTtatgcaaggccttagagattgtggagccatgaactccCATCTTTGGTTGCTGCCACcaacttctgcagctcactccaattcagaatcagatttaatatctccgatatatgttgtgaaatttgttaacttagtggtagcagtacaatgcaatacatgataatatagaaaaaataaataagtaaatcaattatattaAGTATATgtatgcatattaaatagttaaatgaaaaatagtgcaaaaacaaataatacaaaaaacggtgaggtggtgttcatgggttcaatgtccatttaggaatcgaatggcagagaagaagctgttgctgaatcgttgagtgtgtgccttcaggcttctgcacctccttcctgatggtaacgatgagaagagggcatgtgctggacgatgggagtccttaatgatgcgCACCACCTTTCTAAGACACCACTCATTGGAGATATCTATAGAAGTTACatgggctagtacccaagatggagctgactaattttacaactttctgtagcttctttcaattcTGTGTAGTAGACtgccccccacaccagacagtgctGTAGCCTGTCAgaaatacatctgtagaagtttctgagtgtcttgggtgacaaaccaaatctcaaactTATGAAATGTaggcactgtcttgccttctttataaatgcatcaatatgcttgaaccaggttagatcttgacacccaggaacttgaaattgctcactctttccgctTATAATCACTCTATGAGAATTAGTTTGTGTTCCCtcctcttacccttcctgaagtccacaatcggctctgacattgagtgcaaggttgttgctgtgataccattcaaccagctggtatagctcgctcctgtatgcc
Protein-coding regions in this window:
- the c16h6orf120 gene encoding UPF0669 protein C6orf120 homolog; the protein is MAEVWWVVLLALLCQLVLGELPVTEPVPDNWVLLHVVQGQVGPGNYSYLRLNHDGQIVLSMESRRGDADLYISDSTLHPSFDDYELQSTTCGLDLVAVPARFRRPVGIAVYGHPSHLQTEFEMRVYLDRGVWESPFPEPSYPGDEDTTDRTPPKKVVEEEAEESVLWTIIIGILKLVLEILF